The Streptomyces laurentii region GCCTCCTCGACCACGTGGATGCGCGTCACGCCGCGCACCAGCGGCTGGATCCGCTCGTCCGGGAAGGTCAACCGCTGCATCCAGTCCAGGATTTCCTCGCCGAGCAGGGTCGCGGCGAACGAACCGGGCGTGGTGGACACGGTCTTCAGGACCCGGGCGAGGTTGTGGTACATCCGCGGCACCGGGTACTCCGGCGACCCGCCGCGCCGGATCAGCCGGGCGAACATCATCGAGTGCCGGCACTCGTCGGCGATCTCGGTGAGGGCGTAGCGGACGTGGTCGCTGGTGAGCGGCTTGTCGTAGATGTGCCGGACCAGCAGCTGCATGAGGATGATCTCGAACCAGATGCCCAGCGAGGCGAGCGAGGCGGCCTCGTGGCGGGAGAGGTCGATCCGCTGCTCCTCGGACATCCGCCGCCACAGCGGGGTGTCGTAGAGCGAGACCAGCTCCGGCGGCCAGAACCACTTGCCGTCCTCGAACGGGACCTCCCAGTCGAGTTCGGTGTCGGGGTCGAAGGAGTGCTTGAGGGAGGACTCCAGGAGCCGCCGCGCGACCTGTTCGCGGTCGCGCAGCGGACCGAGGGTGTCGGTGAGGAGGCTGAAGTCGGGCTCGGTGAGAAGACGGGCACGGGCCATGGCGGGAGGCACCTCGCGCTGGAGTCGTCGACGGGATCGGGATCGGGATCGGGATCGGGGGCGGGATCGGGGGCGGACATGGTGGGCGGGACAACCGCCGTACCGGCAAAGCAAGTTACCGGCGGTCACAGTCGTCACCTCTTATAGGACTCCCCGTCGGCAAACGTCGTCAATCCCTTGCGCGGGACTTGTTGACGCGGCGTCTATCAACGTGTGAGCCTCGGGGAGAACGCGCCGCAAGGCCGCCGGAAGGAGCCGTCCGTGTCGTCCACACACGATCGAGCCGCACAGGCCCCGCGGAGCGGGGAACCGGCCTGGCAGGTGCCGGCCTCCGGCGCGGCCCGCTTCACCTGGACCTACGACGAAGGCCGCGACCGTCTCCTCGCCCTCTACCAGAAGGGCAAGGACAAACAGTGGGACGGCGTCCGGCGCATCGACTGGGACCTGGAGGTCGACCCGTACGACCCGCTCGGCAGCCCCGACGAGGTCAACCCCCTCCACGGCAGCCGCCATTGGGCGAAGCTGACCGAGAAGGACAAGGCCGACATGCGCCGGCACTACGCCTCCTGGCAGTTCAGCCAGTTCCTGCACGGCGAGCAGGGCGCGATGATCTGCGCGGCCCGGATCGTCGAGTCCGCGCCCGACCTGGACGCGAAGTTCTACTCCGCCACCCAGACCATGGACGAGGCCCGGCACGCCGAGATCTACGCCCGCTTCCTGCACGAGAAGGTCGGGATGCTCTACCCGATCAACGACAGCCTCCAGGGCCTGCTCGGCGACACCCTGCGCGACTCCCGCTGGGACATGCCCTACCTCGGCATGCAGGTGCTCATCGAGGGACTCGCGCTCGCCGCCTTCGGCATGATCCGCGACACCACCGACAAGCCGCTGCCGAAGCAGATCCTCGCGTACGTGATGCAGGACGAGGCCCGTCACGTCGCCTTCGGCCGGATGGCGCTGCGCGACTACTACCGCCAGCTCGGCGAGGCCGAACTGCGCGAGCGCGAGGAGTTCGTCATCGAGGGCTGCTATCTGATGCGCGACCGGCTGCGCGGCGTCGAGGTCCTGGAGAACTTCGGCGTCCCGAAGCGGGAGGCCGTCGAACTGAGCGAACAGAGCGACTTCCTGCACCTGTTCCGCAAGCTCCTCTTCAGCCGGATCGTGCCCTGCGTCAAGGACATCGGCCTGTGGGGCGAGCGCCTCCAGAAGGCCTACCTCGACATGGGCGTCTTCGACCTCGGCGACTCCAACCTCGACCTGCTCATGACCCAGGACGAGGAGATCGCCGACGCCCTCGACCGCGAGCGCTTCGCGCGGGAGGAGCGGGAGCGTGTCGCCGAGGTCCACGAGGCCGTCGCCCAGGGCGAAGCCCCGTAAAGCTTCGTCCAGAAGGCCGGCGGCCCGACGGACGACCGCCGGCCGTCAGGGGCAGTCGGCCACCGGGGCGGGCGGACAGGGGGCGAAGGACGATCAGTCGGTGGCCTTGGGGTGCCCGGTGCCCGCGTGGGTGATCCAGGCGGTGCGGTTGACGTCGTCGACGAGGTACCAGATGCGGCCGCCGCTGGTGACCTCGTACTGCCAGCGTTCCAGCGCCTGCCCCTTCCAGAGGGCGGAGCCGAGTGTGCCCTTGAGGCGGTGATGGCGCGCGGGGTCATCGGTGGCCCGGGGTGTGGACCGGATCTTGTCGAAGGCGCGACGGAGGTTCCCCGCCGCGTGACGGGACAACTGGTCCCGGCCGTTGGCGGCCTCGGTGGTGGCGAACCGCAGGTCGTATTCGTCGCCGACCGCGGGTGGGGCCGCTCGGTCACCGCGCTTGGGGCTCACCCCGTGGTCTCTTCCGCGGGCGTGGGGACAGGGCCGAGATCGCCCTCGGGCTCGCGGGTGACGATGGCGTGCAGGGCCGGGTCGGCATGGATCTCGGCGCTGTGCCGCCACTGGGCCAGGAGCAAGGCGATGGGGGCCAGATTCTCCAGCGCGGCGGCTCCGCGGGCGGTCTCCACCAGTTCACCGAGCATCGCCTCGACGTCCTCCTCGGGGAGGAAGACCGACCAGGGCAGGGCGTCGGGCAGGACCTGGCGCAGAGCGGTGGTGTTCTCGGTGCGGACCAGCCCGGCGAGCAGGCGCGCGGTGAAGTCGACCACGGTGGAGTCCTGCTCCAGCTGGTCGGCGCGAATGAGCGCGAGGTCGCTCGCGTCGCGCCGGCGCAGACGCAGGGCGCGGACCGCGTCCAGGCGCCGGGCGGTGGCGGCGGGATGGTGGAGCAGCTCGCTGAAGGGCACATCCTCGTAGGCCGTCGACATGACATCCACAGTAGCTCGGATGTCCTGCCCCGGACAGCGGATCGCGCACGCTCTCCGTCTCCTATCGGCTACCCCCGCTCCTCCGCCTCCAGCCGCAACGCCTCCTCCACCACCGACTTCGCGATCGGGGCCGCGTTGCCGCCGCCGCTGATGTCCGTGCGGTCGGCGTCCGCGTCCTCGACGACGACGGCGACCGCCACCGCCGGCTGGAGGGTGTCCGGGGCCTGGGCCCAGGCGATGAACCAGGCGTACGGTG contains the following coding sequences:
- a CDS encoding hypothetical protein (P-aminobenzoate N-oxygenase AurF; pfam11583;~Putative membrane protein [Streptomyces fulvissimus DSM40593];~UniProt-pubmed:11572948; UniProt-pubmed:20624727; UniProt-pubmed:21463507; UniProt-pubmed:18375553; UniProt-pubmed:12000953; UniProt-pubmed:20064060; UniProt-pubmed:21551298;~identified by MetaGeneAnnotator; putative), whose translation is MARARLLTEPDFSLLTDTLGPLRDREQVARRLLESSLKHSFDPDTELDWEVPFEDGKWFWPPELVSLYDTPLWRRMSEEQRIDLSRHEAASLASLGIWFEIILMQLLVRHIYDKPLTSDHVRYALTEIADECRHSMMFARLIRRGGSPEYPVPRMYHNLARVLKTVSTTPGSFAATLLGEEILDWMQRLTFPDERIQPLVRGVTRIHVVEEARHVRYAREELRRQMITAPRWERELTRLSCGEAARVFSVCFINPAVYENVGLDRREAVAQVRASGHRREVMQSGAKRLTDFLDDVGVLRGAGRRMWKASGLLA
- a CDS encoding hypothetical protein (identified by MetaGeneAnnotator; putative;~sequence version:1); this translates as MLEGGLQEPPRDLFAVAQRTEGVGEEAEVGLGEKTGTGHGGRHLALESSTGSGSGSGSGAGSGADMVGGTTAVPAKQVTGGHSRHLL
- a CDS encoding hypothetical protein (Ferritin-like superfamily of diiron-containing four-helix-bundle proteins; cd00657;~Hypothetical protein XNR_1497 [Streptomyces albus J1074];~dinuclear metal binding motif [ion binding];~identified by MetaGeneAnnotator; putative) yields the protein MSSTHDRAAQAPRSGEPAWQVPASGAARFTWTYDEGRDRLLALYQKGKDKQWDGVRRIDWDLEVDPYDPLGSPDEVNPLHGSRHWAKLTEKDKADMRRHYASWQFSQFLHGEQGAMICAARIVESAPDLDAKFYSATQTMDEARHAEIYARFLHEKVGMLYPINDSLQGLLGDTLRDSRWDMPYLGMQVLIEGLALAAFGMIRDTTDKPLPKQILAYVMQDEARHVAFGRMALRDYYRQLGEAELREREEFVIEGCYLMRDRLRGVEVLENFGVPKREAVELSEQSDFLHLFRKLLFSRIVPCVKDIGLWGERLQKAYLDMGVFDLGDSNLDLLMTQDEEIADALDRERFAREERERVAEVHEAVAQGEAP
- a CDS encoding hypothetical protein (identified by MetaGeneAnnotator; putative;~sequence version:1), whose protein sequence is MSPKRGDRAAPPAVGDEYDLRFATTEAANGRDQLSRHAAGNLRRAFDKIRSTPRATDDPARHHRLKGTLGSALWKGQALERWQYEVTSGGRIWYLVDDVNRTAWITHAGTGHPKATD
- a CDS encoding hypothetical protein (identified by MetaGeneAnnotator; putative;~sequence version:1); translated protein: MSTAYEDVPFSELLHHPAATARRLDAVRALRLRRRDASDLALIRADQLEQDSTVVDFTARLLAGLVRTENTTALRQVLPDALPWSVFLPEEDVEAMLGELVETARGAAALENLAPIALLLAQWRHSAEIHADPALHAIVTREPEGDLGPVPTPAEETTG